One stretch of Phocoena phocoena chromosome 10, mPhoPho1.1, whole genome shotgun sequence DNA includes these proteins:
- the SLC6A6 gene encoding sodium- and chloride-dependent taurine transporter, giving the protein MNPVHSESEEDMATKEKLQCLKDFHKDILKPSPGKSPGTRPEDEAEGKPPQREKWASKIDFVLSVAGGFVGLGNVWRFPYLCYKNGGGAFLIPYFIFLFGGGLPVFFLEVIIGQYTSEGGITCWEKICPLFAGIGYASIVIVSLLNIYYIIILAWATYYLFQSFQSELPWANCNHSWNTPQCLEDTLRRNKSLWISLSTTNFTSPVTEFWERNVLGLSSGIDELGALKWDLALCLLLVWLVCFFCIWKGVKSTGKVVYFTATFPFAMLLVLLVRGLTLPGAGAGIKFYLYPDISRLEDPQVWIDAGTQIFFSYAICLGAMTSLGSYNKYKYNSYRDCMLLGCLNSGTSFVSGFAIFSILGFMAQEQGVDIADVAESGPGLAFIAYPKAVTMMPLPTFWSILFFIMLLLLGLDSQFVEVEGQITSLVDLHPSFLRKGFRREIFIASICCVSYLLGLTMVTEGGMYVFQLFDYYAASGVCLLWVAFFECFAVAWIYGSDNFYDGIEDMIGYRPGPWMKYSWAVVTPLLCLGCFIFSLVKYIPLTYNKVYVYPNWAIGLGWSLALSSIVCVPLVMVIRLCQTEGPFLVRLKYLLTPREPNRWAVEREGAMPYSSRMSVNSTLRKPTHIIVETMM; this is encoded by the exons AAAGCGAGGAGGACATGGCCAccaaggagaagctgcagtgtcTCAAAGACTTCCACAAGGATATCCTGAAGCCATCCCCAGGGAAGAGCCCAGGCACACGGCCTGAGGATGAGGCTGAGGGGAAGCCCCCGCAGAGGGAGAAGTGGGCCAGCAAGATTGACTTTGTGCTGTCCGTGGCTGGCGGCTTCGTCGGCTTGGGCAACGTCTGGCGCTTCCCGTACCTCTGCTACAAAAATGGTGGAG GTGCATTTCTCATACCATATTTCATTTTCCTGTTTGGGGGCGGCCTGCCTGTGTTTTTCCTGGAGGTAATCATAGGCCAGTACACCTCTGAAGGGGGCATCACCTGCTGGGAAAAGATCTGCCCCTTGTTTGCCG GCATCGGCTATGCCTCCATTGTGATTGTGTCCCTCCTGAACATATACTACATCATCATCCTGGCCTGGGCCACGTACTACCTGTTCCAGTCCTTCCAGTCGGAGCTCCCCTGGGCAAACTGCAACCACAGCTGGAACACGCCCCAGTGCTTGGAAGACACCTTGCGCAGGAACAAGAGCCTGTGGATCTCCCTCAGCACCACCAACTTCACCTCCCCCGTCACCGAGTTCTGGGA GCGCAATGTGCTGGGCTTGTCTTCTGGAATCGACGAACTGGGCGCTCTGAAGTGGGACCTTGCTCTCTGCCTTCTCCTCGTCTGGCTGGTCTGTTTCTTCTGCATCTGGAAGGGCGTCAAGTCCACGGGCAAA GTCGTCTACTTCACCGCCACTTTCCCGTTCGCTATGCTCCTCGTGCTGTTGGTCCGGGGACTGACGCTGCCCGGTGCAGGCGCAGGCATCAAGTTCTATCTGTACCCCGACATCAGCCGCCTGGAGGACCCACAG GTATGGATCGATGCTGGGACCCAAATATTCTTCTCCTACGCCATCTGCCTGGGGGCCATGACCTCGCTGGGGAGCTACAACAAGTACAAGTACAACTCGTACAG GGACTGTATGCTGCTGGGATGCCTGAACAGTGGTACcagttttgtgtctggcttcgcAATTTTTTCCATCCTGGGCTTCATGGCACAAGAGCAAGGGGTGGACATTGCTGATGTGGCTGAGTCAG GTCCTGGCCTGGCCTTCATTGCCTACCCGAAAGCTGTGACAATGATGCCGCTGCCCACGTTTTGGTCCATCCTTTTTTTTATTATGCTTCTCTTGCTTGGACTGGATAGCCAG tTTGTGGAAGTGGAAGGACAGATCACGTCCTTGGTTGACCTTCACCCGTCCTTCCTAAGGAAGGGTTTCCGCCGGGAAATCTTCATCGCCTCCATATGTTGTGTCAGCTATCTGCTGGGGCTGACCATGGTGACGGAG GGTGGCATGTATGTGTTCCAGCTCTTCGACTACTATGCAGCTAGCGGTGTATGCCTTTTGTGGGTTGCATTCTTTGAATGTTTTGCTGTTGCCTGGATATATG GCAGTGATAACTTTTATGACGGTATCGAGGACATGATTGGCTATCGGCCTGGGCCCTGGATGAAGTACAGCTGGGCCGTGGTCACTCCGCTTCTCTGTCTT GGATGTTTTATCTTCTCTCTCGTCAAGTACATACCCCTGACCTACAACAAAGTCTACGTGTACCCCAACTGGGCCATCGGGCTGGGCTGGAGCCTGGCCCTGTCCTCCATTGTGTGCGTCCCCTTGGTCATGGTCATCCGCCTCTGCCAGACGGAAGGGCCGTTCCTCGTG AGACTCAAGTACCTGCTGACACCGAGGGAACCCAACCGTTGGGCCGTGGAGCGAGAGGGGGCGATGCCCTACAGCTCCCGCATGTCCGTTAACAGCACGCTCAGGAAACCAACCCACATCATAGTGGAGACCATGATGTGA